Proteins from a single region of Hymenobacter aquaticus:
- a CDS encoding HlyD family secretion protein: protein MPEHALEPSSTSLPPSLPLPEQSEEIQDIITAVPAWIVRWGITLYFFLLAAVVAGTWLIHYPDLVEVPLQLTSVNAPKAVNAKTDGKLVKLLIAEGAQVQAGQELAFIESTADHAQVLDFAQRLEQLHDLLVGGQEARLPAAGLGEYTKLGEIQAAYQTFEQAYTQYLAYQRNGYFPQKRRILVREIADLQALNRNLTDQKQLYERDFALARSEYATQQELSRQRVIAPADFRKEESRLLTKQLPVKQAESTIYQNYMLQTAKQKELLELDKISGEQRGLLVQALNTLRSTVANWKTRYVLVAPTGGRVYFSAILEEKQTLAANQEVFYVAPTTAAYYGEAVLPLSSVGKVKVGQEVILKFAGYPFEEFGAVPGRLTYISQIPKDNGFLAKVSLPQGLVTTYGKPIGYRKGISASAAIVTEDARLIEKIFYNFKRALSR, encoded by the coding sequence ATGCCCGAACACGCCCTCGAACCAAGTAGCACTTCCCTGCCGCCCTCTTTGCCCCTGCCCGAGCAAAGCGAGGAAATTCAGGATATTATCACCGCCGTGCCCGCCTGGATTGTGCGCTGGGGAATTACGCTTTACTTTTTCCTGCTGGCCGCGGTGGTGGCCGGCACCTGGCTGATTCATTACCCGGACCTGGTAGAAGTGCCCCTGCAACTAACGTCCGTGAATGCGCCCAAGGCCGTGAATGCCAAAACTGATGGCAAGCTGGTAAAGCTGCTTATCGCCGAGGGCGCGCAGGTGCAGGCGGGGCAGGAGTTGGCTTTCATCGAAAGCACGGCGGACCACGCCCAGGTGCTGGACTTCGCGCAGCGCCTGGAGCAGCTGCACGACCTGCTGGTGGGCGGCCAAGAGGCCCGGCTCCCGGCGGCGGGGCTTGGCGAGTATACCAAGCTGGGCGAAATTCAGGCGGCGTACCAAACCTTTGAACAGGCGTATACCCAGTATCTGGCCTACCAGCGCAATGGCTACTTTCCCCAGAAGCGCAGGATTCTGGTGCGCGAAATTGCGGACCTGCAAGCGCTGAACCGAAACCTGACCGACCAGAAACAACTCTACGAGCGGGATTTCGCGCTGGCCCGCAGCGAGTACGCTACCCAGCAGGAACTGTCCCGGCAGCGCGTTATCGCGCCGGCCGATTTTCGGAAGGAGGAAAGCCGTTTGCTGACCAAACAGCTGCCCGTCAAGCAGGCCGAATCCACGATTTACCAGAATTACATGCTGCAGACAGCCAAGCAGAAAGAGCTGCTGGAGCTGGATAAGATCAGCGGCGAACAGCGCGGCTTGCTGGTGCAGGCGCTGAACACGTTGCGCAGCACCGTGGCCAACTGGAAAACCCGCTACGTTCTGGTGGCGCCCACCGGCGGGCGGGTCTATTTTTCCGCTATTCTGGAAGAGAAACAAACCTTGGCTGCCAATCAGGAGGTTTTTTACGTGGCCCCCACGACGGCCGCCTATTACGGGGAGGCCGTGCTGCCGCTGAGCAGCGTCGGCAAAGTGAAGGTCGGGCAGGAAGTAATTCTCAAATTCGCGGGCTATCCGTTTGAAGAGTTTGGCGCCGTCCCGGGCCGGCTTACCTACATCTCGCAAATACCCAAGGATAACGGGTTTCTGGCGAAGGTTTCGCTGCCGCAGGGCCTGGTAACAACCTACGGCAAGCCCATCGGCTACCGCAAGGGCATCAGCGCCAGCGCGGCCATCGTGACGGAAGATGCCCGGCTGATCGAGAAGATATTCTACAACTTCAAGCGGGCGCTGTCGCGCTAA
- a CDS encoding alpha/beta fold hydrolase: MKRIASSLVWLILLLLPALAGAQSILLKGKVIDQTSQAPVGFATLGIKDHALGSVANAEGEFQFSIPANAVSSQENVVISCLGYQTALVPLTAFAQGPQLIRLRHVDQALREVVVHSGKVKSKTFGRTASSTLMVAAMYTESALVSDELAKEQGTILKIDRDCYLRDVNFHVAFNRFASVTFRLNLYSVRQGLPDQPLLTQDVRVEVTQPRGWVKIDLTNQNLHLRGLDEVAVTLQWLRSEARAGSTKAFGISAVPAPGHSILFRDKSQAAWREVKPGYLSFFLSADSYGNSKATPAPAAAEYTLPDSLRYLRYLAAAAPANRNSHHYGDSAAVGRYVAVAGSRLYVERYGSGPPLLLLHGNGQSIAAFNQQIGMLARHFQVIAVDTRAQGKSQETAPTDLSYDLFAADVKQLLDSLHLRNVNLVGWSDGGNTALKLALRYPAYVNRMVVMGANLFPTDEAVESGLLQLFRRQLQALGAQTDATANTQKRLLRLLLQEPQMSFAELRAITAPTLVLAGEHDVVLEKHTRAIAASIPGAKLHLFKGASHFAPQEVPQEFNEVVRAFLAR; the protein is encoded by the coding sequence ATGAAACGCATTGCAAGCAGCCTGGTGTGGCTGATTCTTCTGCTGCTCCCCGCCCTGGCCGGGGCGCAGAGCATCCTGCTCAAAGGCAAAGTCATTGACCAAACCAGTCAGGCTCCCGTTGGCTTTGCCACGCTTGGCATCAAAGATCATGCGCTGGGCTCGGTGGCCAATGCGGAGGGCGAGTTTCAGTTTTCTATTCCCGCTAACGCGGTTTCCAGCCAGGAAAACGTGGTAATCTCCTGCCTGGGGTACCAAACCGCGCTGGTGCCGCTCACTGCTTTCGCCCAGGGCCCGCAGCTTATCCGGCTCCGGCACGTCGACCAGGCACTGCGGGAAGTGGTGGTGCATTCCGGCAAAGTCAAAAGCAAAACGTTTGGCCGCACGGCCAGCTCCACGCTCATGGTAGCCGCCATGTACACCGAGTCGGCGCTGGTCAGTGACGAGCTGGCTAAGGAACAGGGCACCATCCTGAAAATAGACCGGGACTGCTACCTGCGCGACGTTAACTTCCACGTGGCGTTCAACCGCTTCGCGTCCGTCACTTTCCGCCTGAATCTGTACAGCGTCCGGCAGGGCCTGCCCGACCAGCCCCTGCTTACCCAGGATGTGCGCGTTGAGGTGACGCAGCCCCGCGGCTGGGTCAAAATCGACCTGACCAACCAGAACCTGCACCTGCGCGGCCTCGATGAAGTGGCCGTTACGTTGCAGTGGCTGCGCAGCGAAGCCCGCGCGGGCAGCACCAAGGCCTTTGGTATTTCGGCGGTGCCCGCGCCCGGCCACAGCATTCTGTTTCGGGATAAAAGCCAGGCGGCGTGGCGCGAAGTAAAACCGGGCTACCTGAGCTTTTTTCTGTCGGCCGATTCGTATGGCAATTCCAAAGCTACCCCCGCACCGGCGGCGGCCGAGTATACCCTGCCCGACAGCCTGCGCTACCTGCGCTACCTGGCGGCGGCAGCTCCCGCCAACCGGAACTCGCACCACTACGGCGACAGCGCGGCCGTGGGCCGCTACGTGGCGGTTGCCGGCTCCCGGCTGTATGTGGAGCGCTACGGCAGCGGCCCGCCCCTGCTGCTGCTGCACGGCAATGGCCAGTCGATTGCCGCGTTCAACCAGCAAATCGGCATGCTGGCCCGGCACTTCCAGGTTATTGCCGTCGATACCAGAGCACAGGGCAAAAGCCAGGAAACCGCACCAACCGACTTGTCTTATGACCTGTTTGCCGCCGACGTCAAGCAGCTGCTGGACAGCCTGCACCTGCGCAACGTAAATCTGGTGGGCTGGAGCGACGGCGGCAACACGGCCCTGAAACTGGCCCTGCGCTACCCGGCTTACGTGAACCGGATGGTGGTGATGGGAGCCAACCTTTTTCCCACCGACGAGGCCGTGGAAAGTGGTCTGTTGCAGCTGTTTCGCCGGCAGCTGCAGGCCCTGGGCGCCCAAACCGATGCCACGGCCAACACCCAGAAGCGGCTGCTGCGCCTGCTGCTACAGGAGCCCCAGATGAGTTTTGCGGAGCTGCGGGCTATTACGGCTCCGACGCTGGTGCTGGCCGGCGAGCACGACGTGGTGCTGGAAAAGCATACGCGCGCCATTGCGGCCAGCATTCCGGGCGCCAAGCTGCACCTGTTCAAAGGCGCCTCCCACTTTGCCCCGCAGGAGGTGCCCCAGGAATTCAACGAAGTCGTGCGGGCCTTTCTGGCCCGATAG
- a CDS encoding lantibiotic dehydratase gives MKSADLQPLDFYLLRTPALPYNQATPWTEVIESPAFQRALFFSSPDLHEQLQELLAARLDAAARLKVEKSLYKYWLRMSFRSTPFGLFAGTNLGTWGQLNQADIVPAGAREHVRLDMQVVCQLVDRLEHHALLRQHLRFFANNTVYYNHSKVRYIEPRQGQGYIHHQLSGVARNEYVEQVLTQARAGATLAELSQALVGEDVSFEEALEFVEDIAEAGLLASELAPRISDPGFELSLLHWLQAKVAAVPAVADAWLHGLMQFLEELQQAYSAQPMSIERARALAAQLSRLEVEFSLKTLFQLDLFNATTTNTLTPQVFRELSNSLSLLWGTMPAQEDPQLLRFKETFLERYEEAEVPLLLALDSESGLGFPVNAHADASPLLSGLQLPAPPDAGSAGAGSKWDIFLQRKYLEALTRGEQEIRLTDQDLQPFAAGKRPPLPFSMNSNIQVFRSTAPGAAADADFWLYHTVSDGPSCSTLLGRFCCGDAQLRDRVESALAREQSFHDQQVIAEIIHLPQSRIGNIIMRPKLREFEIPVLSAGHPDSHQIALDDLLLSVRDNRLVLRSKSLNKEVIPSLSSAHDYSKGSIPLYYFLSSLQYQGLMPSYTWNWGLLRHATYQPRVVLNRTILARAGWALDYNTVFAQGPESVAALRAYLRTTTIPRFVTFQEMDNQLPIDLEHDLALSILLDQLRKEKSIWLREDLFKALASPVTDATGAYRYNNEYSIPWEYQAARRRAPLPAAQVAAVQRDFMPGDEWVYAKIYCGVKLGDELLVQVLRPFTEQLQQQGVISQWFFIRYNDPHHHLRVRFRKTVAQVDILARLNALLAPYIQDKSVWKVQQDTYKRELERYGAATIAAVEDLFYHDSVAVARVLTGLEGNEAQRWLAALVGVDYILDDFGLALPQKIMLLERMASLYALEFGMDTSDGRKNLGAKFRTHRAAIETALLEKEPFGAVYRQRSAAGQPSVQHILAALGPGLDLPLQDLLASYVHMFLNRFFRGQQRLHELLLYDLLDRAYTSFQARNRVPAAPAAQVV, from the coding sequence ATGAAATCCGCTGACTTACAGCCCCTAGACTTCTATCTTCTCCGGACGCCGGCCCTACCCTACAACCAGGCGACGCCCTGGACCGAAGTCATTGAGTCGCCGGCATTTCAACGGGCTCTGTTTTTTTCCTCCCCCGATCTGCACGAGCAGCTGCAGGAGCTGCTGGCCGCCCGGCTCGATGCCGCGGCCCGCCTGAAGGTGGAGAAGTCGTTATATAAGTATTGGCTGCGCATGTCGTTTCGCAGCACGCCGTTTGGCCTGTTTGCCGGTACCAACCTGGGCACCTGGGGCCAACTGAACCAGGCGGACATCGTTCCGGCCGGCGCCCGGGAGCATGTCCGCCTCGACATGCAGGTGGTCTGCCAGCTGGTCGACAGGCTGGAACACCATGCGCTGCTGCGGCAGCACCTGCGGTTTTTTGCCAACAACACGGTGTATTACAACCACAGCAAGGTCCGCTACATCGAGCCCCGGCAGGGCCAGGGCTACATTCATCATCAGCTCAGCGGCGTGGCCCGCAACGAGTACGTGGAGCAGGTGCTGACCCAGGCCCGCGCCGGCGCGACGCTGGCGGAGCTCAGCCAGGCGCTGGTCGGGGAAGACGTTTCGTTTGAGGAGGCGCTGGAATTCGTGGAAGACATTGCGGAGGCGGGGCTGCTGGCCAGTGAGCTGGCCCCGCGCATCTCGGACCCCGGCTTCGAGCTCTCGCTGCTGCACTGGCTACAGGCAAAAGTAGCGGCCGTGCCGGCCGTGGCCGACGCGTGGCTGCACGGGCTGATGCAGTTTCTGGAAGAGCTCCAGCAAGCCTATAGCGCTCAGCCCATGAGCATCGAGCGGGCCCGGGCGCTGGCCGCTCAGCTCAGCCGGCTGGAAGTCGAGTTTTCGCTCAAAACCCTCTTTCAGCTGGACCTCTTCAACGCCACCACGACCAACACCCTGACGCCGCAGGTGTTCCGCGAGCTGAGCAACTCGCTTTCGTTGCTCTGGGGCACCATGCCCGCGCAGGAAGACCCTCAATTGTTACGGTTCAAGGAAACCTTCCTGGAGCGCTACGAGGAGGCGGAAGTACCGCTGCTGCTGGCCCTCGACTCGGAAAGCGGGCTGGGATTTCCGGTGAATGCCCACGCCGATGCCTCGCCCCTGCTCAGTGGCCTGCAACTGCCCGCCCCGCCTGACGCGGGTAGTGCCGGGGCCGGCTCGAAGTGGGATATTTTCCTGCAACGCAAATACCTGGAGGCCCTGACCCGGGGCGAACAGGAGATTCGCCTCACCGACCAGGACCTGCAGCCTTTCGCAGCGGGCAAGCGCCCCCCGCTTCCCTTTTCGATGAACTCCAACATCCAGGTTTTCCGCAGCACCGCCCCGGGCGCCGCGGCCGACGCCGACTTCTGGCTCTACCACACCGTCAGCGACGGGCCTTCCTGCTCCACGCTGCTGGGGCGCTTCTGCTGCGGCGACGCCCAGCTGCGCGACCGGGTAGAAAGCGCCCTGGCCCGCGAGCAGTCCTTCCACGACCAACAGGTTATTGCTGAGATAATCCACCTGCCCCAGTCCCGCATCGGCAACATCATCATGCGGCCCAAGCTGCGGGAGTTTGAAATTCCGGTGCTCAGCGCCGGCCACCCCGACAGCCACCAGATTGCCCTCGACGACCTGCTGCTGTCGGTGCGCGACAACCGGCTGGTGCTCCGCTCCAAATCCCTGAACAAGGAAGTCATTCCCAGCCTTTCCTCGGCCCACGACTACTCCAAAGGCAGCATCCCGCTGTATTACTTTCTTTCCAGTCTGCAATATCAGGGCCTGATGCCGTCCTACACCTGGAACTGGGGCTTGCTGCGGCACGCCACCTATCAGCCCCGGGTAGTGCTCAACCGCACGATTCTGGCCCGGGCCGGCTGGGCCCTCGACTACAACACGGTATTTGCCCAGGGTCCGGAATCGGTGGCTGCTCTGCGGGCTTACCTGCGCACCACCACTATTCCGCGGTTTGTTACCTTCCAGGAAATGGACAACCAGCTGCCCATCGACCTGGAGCATGACCTGGCCCTGTCGATTCTGCTGGATCAGCTGCGCAAGGAAAAAAGCATCTGGCTGCGGGAAGATCTATTCAAGGCCCTGGCCAGCCCCGTAACCGACGCGACGGGCGCTTACCGCTACAACAACGAGTATTCGATACCGTGGGAATACCAGGCCGCGCGCCGGCGGGCCCCGTTGCCAGCGGCCCAGGTGGCAGCCGTGCAGCGCGATTTTATGCCCGGCGACGAGTGGGTATACGCCAAGATATACTGCGGCGTGAAGCTCGGCGACGAGCTGCTGGTGCAGGTGCTAAGGCCCTTTACCGAGCAGCTACAGCAGCAGGGCGTTATCAGCCAATGGTTTTTCATTCGCTACAACGACCCGCACCACCACCTGCGCGTACGGTTCAGAAAGACGGTCGCGCAGGTCGATATTCTGGCCCGGCTCAACGCCCTGCTGGCCCCCTACATCCAGGACAAGAGCGTCTGGAAGGTGCAGCAGGACACCTATAAGCGGGAGCTGGAACGCTACGGCGCCGCCACCATTGCCGCCGTGGAAGACCTGTTTTACCACGACAGCGTCGCCGTGGCGCGGGTACTTACCGGGCTGGAAGGCAACGAAGCCCAGCGCTGGCTGGCGGCCCTGGTCGGCGTTGATTATATCCTGGACGATTTTGGCCTGGCGCTGCCCCAGAAAATCATGCTGCTCGAACGCATGGCAAGTCTGTATGCCCTGGAGTTTGGCATGGATACCTCGGACGGGCGCAAAAATCTGGGCGCCAAGTTCCGGACCCACCGGGCCGCCATCGAAACCGCGCTGCTGGAAAAAGAGCCGTTTGGCGCGGTGTACCGCCAGCGCAGCGCGGCCGGCCAGCCCAGCGTGCAGCACATTCTCGCCGCGCTGGGCCCCGGCCTTGACCTGCCCCTGCAAGATCTGCTGGCCAGCTATGTGCACATGTTTCTCAACCGGTTTTTCCGGGGCCAGCAGCGCCTGCACGAGCTGCTGCTCTACGACCTGCTCGACCGGGCCTACACGTCTTTCCAAGCCCGTAACCGGGTGCCGGCGGCCCCGGCGGCCCAAGTTGTCTGA
- a CDS encoding DUF6625 family protein, with amino-acid sequence MQHSICLVICYFGRSWPAYFPHFLASCAANPTVSFLVFTNLAAPPAPPNTRFVHLPDLAAFNALASRTLGFPVAVTDPYKLCDLKPAYGVIFAEYLASYAFWGYCDIDLLFGDIRRFLPAPVLDHHDVLSAVAQYPAGFFLLFRNTPAISRLFMRSPDYQRVFQSARHFCFDECNFKFGELLGAGQLIEEVETEIQSLAHVLSAQARQGTIRWYGQTLGEEFMLDTTPVVWQPGRVYNTATQHEFLLVHLVNVKTNPTFLVEPFRPGAPCYVSARGLTHSPRPTWHTALRVGLLRSRAWAQRTRWRAWVALQRARSLVRPASYPHLDQACYIIGNLKCTFYFQEKNRYCVVSDFKGQLGLQQCQVFAAPDGRQVLREAGRISVLSGSGSAPAETPFKIEIHNLQTQAREVGYLLHSPASQ; translated from the coding sequence ATGCAACACTCCATTTGCCTGGTGATTTGCTACTTCGGCCGCAGCTGGCCCGCGTACTTTCCCCATTTCCTGGCCAGCTGCGCGGCTAATCCGACGGTGTCCTTCCTGGTGTTCACCAACCTGGCCGCCCCGCCCGCCCCGCCGAACACCCGGTTTGTGCACCTGCCCGATCTGGCCGCTTTCAATGCCCTGGCCAGCCGCACGCTGGGCTTCCCCGTAGCCGTAACCGACCCCTACAAGCTTTGCGACCTGAAGCCTGCCTACGGGGTTATTTTCGCAGAATATCTGGCTTCCTACGCTTTCTGGGGCTACTGCGACATCGACTTGTTGTTCGGTGACATCCGCCGTTTTCTGCCCGCCCCCGTGCTCGACCACCACGATGTACTTTCGGCGGTGGCCCAGTATCCGGCCGGCTTTTTTCTGCTGTTTCGCAATACGCCGGCCATCAGCCGCCTCTTCATGCGCAGCCCCGATTACCAGCGCGTTTTCCAGAGCGCCCGGCACTTTTGCTTCGACGAGTGCAACTTCAAGTTCGGGGAGCTGCTGGGGGCCGGCCAGCTGATCGAAGAGGTGGAAACCGAAATTCAGAGCCTGGCCCACGTGCTCAGCGCCCAGGCCCGGCAAGGCACTATCCGCTGGTATGGCCAGACGCTGGGGGAAGAGTTTATGCTCGATACCACCCCCGTGGTCTGGCAGCCCGGCCGGGTCTACAACACAGCCACCCAGCACGAGTTTTTGCTGGTGCACCTGGTGAACGTCAAAACCAATCCGACGTTCCTGGTTGAGCCGTTCCGGCCCGGCGCGCCGTGCTACGTATCGGCTCGGGGCCTCACCCACAGCCCGCGGCCCACGTGGCACACCGCCCTGCGGGTGGGCCTGCTCCGGAGCCGGGCGTGGGCACAACGCACCCGGTGGCGGGCCTGGGTGGCACTACAACGCGCCCGGAGCCTGGTGCGCCCGGCCAGCTACCCGCACCTCGACCAGGCTTGCTACATCATCGGCAACCTGAAATGCACGTTTTACTTCCAGGAAAAAAACCGCTACTGCGTCGTTTCCGACTTTAAAGGCCAGCTGGGCCTGCAGCAGTGTCAGGTGTTTGCTGCCCCCGACGGGCGGCAGGTGCTGCGGGAAGCCGGCCGGATTTCCGTGCTGAGCGGCTCCGGCAGCGCCCCCGCCGAAACCCCGTTTAAAATAGAGATTCACAACCTGCAGACCCAGGCCCGCGAAGTGGGGTACCTGCTGCATAGCCCCGCCAGCCAATGA
- a CDS encoding cysteine peptidase family C39 domain-containing protein, with protein sequence MNLSADQRIARTLLRQLLHPTTTRLPARQLTAAVAQHVQPLTLLTLSHTLEQLGIETLATRLPPAQLGELPCPAIAFLALGAGGCFAVVHSADARLVTWEHPEYGRLTTTTATFVHLWTGIVLMAELEERVPRLRRLIGWWRRSRR encoded by the coding sequence ATGAATCTGTCGGCCGACCAGCGCATAGCCCGCACCCTGCTCCGGCAATTGCTGCACCCCACCACTACCCGGCTGCCGGCCCGGCAGCTTACGGCGGCCGTGGCGCAGCATGTTCAGCCCCTCACCCTGCTCACGCTCAGCCATACGCTCGAACAGCTGGGCATCGAGACGCTGGCCACCCGGCTGCCGCCCGCGCAGCTGGGCGAGCTACCCTGCCCGGCCATTGCGTTTCTGGCGCTGGGCGCGGGCGGCTGCTTTGCCGTGGTGCACAGCGCCGACGCGCGCCTGGTCACCTGGGAGCACCCCGAATACGGCCGGCTCACGACTACCACGGCCACGTTTGTTCACCTCTGGACGGGCATCGTGCTGATGGCGGAACTGGAAGAGCGCGTGCCTCGTCTTCGCCGGCTGATCGGCTGGTGGCGGCGCAGCCGGCGCTGA